The Thermodesulfobacteriota bacterium DNA window TACCAGCAAATGGCAAAAAACCTGCCCGGGAAATTCTGGTTCAGGACATGAAACACCAGAACAAGACATGCGCCCACGGCGGCAACCGTCCGGAGAAAGCGGCTCTCCGTAACCGTGGCGACGCCCGAGATCAACAGCGGAATATAAAAAACAGCCAGAAAAAAACCGGTCAGGGTCGACTCGATAAAGGGCGACAAAAAGAAAACCAGGAGCAGGATGAGCAGCAGCGCTGAAAAGCCGCGCCCTTCCCACCAGAACCGGTAAAACCGGCTGATGCCGTGTTGCAGCGGTAAACCCATTATCCCCTCTCCCGCCCTCTTTAGTATTTGTAAAAAATATATAATTAAATAGTATAAAATTAACAACATAAAAACCCATATCCCGTATTTTCCGCTATCCTTCAAACCGGATTCTTCTGTTTGCCGAGCAGCGGATCAGAGATGCCCATGGCCGGAAAGATAAAAGCGGAATTCAAAAAAAGCTTGTAATAATGTAAATCGAAACCTATAGTTTCAATATGCAAGGTTACAGAAACAGACAGATCCAGGCGGAAATAGAAGAAAAACTGCTGAACTTTCCGGCCGTTGCGGTGCTGGGGCCGCGCCAGTGCGGCAAGACGACCCTTGCCCTTACAATTGTCAAGAAGCTTGGCCGGGCGTTATATCTTGATCTGGAAAAGCCTTCCGACCAGAGAAAACTTCAAGACCCCGAGTTGTTTTTTCAATTTCAGAACGACAACCTGATCTGCCTGGACGAGATTCAGCGACAACCGGAGCTCTTCCCGGTTTTGAGAAGCATCATCGATGAACGGGGAGCAAACGGGCAACTGCTCATTCTGGGAAGCGCCTCCAGGGACCTGATCAAACAGAGTTCAGAAAGCCTTGCTGGCAGAATCGCCTACATTGAGCTGACGCCGTTTACCCTTCCGGAGGTGGCCGAGACAGCCGATAAAGGGCCTGTTGCCATCATGAAACTCCTCGTAAGGGGCGGATTTCCCAGAAGCTTTCTCGCTAAAACCGCAAAAGAAAGTTTCGACTGGAGAGAAAATTTTATTCGAACTTTTCTTGAGCGGGATATCCCACAGCTTGGTTTTTCCATCCCCGCCCATTCACTGGGACGATTGTGGCAGATGCTGGCCCATGTTCATGGTCAGGTCCTTAACAGCTCCAAGCTTGGTGAATCCCTGGGGGTCAGTCACACCACCGTCAGAAAATATATTGATCTGCTTTCTCAAACGTTCATGATCAGGACACTACCGCCCTTTGAAGCCAACCTCAAAAAGCGGCTGATAAAATCACCAAAGATATTTATCCGCGATTCAGGGATACTGCATGCCCTGCTGGGCATACAGAATATTGACGATCTGCTGGGGCACCCCGTTTATGGTTCGTCTTGGGAGGGCCTTGCGATAGAAAACATTCTGACCTGCGGCAGAGGCTGGCATCCTGCTTTTTTCCGCACCTCAACGGGCGTTGAAATTGACTTGATCCTGACAAAAGGGAAGAAAGCCGTGGCCTTTGAATTTAAAGCATCCGCGGCGCCGACGGTCGGCAAGGGATTCTGGATGGCGTTGAGCGATCTGAATATTAATGAGGCCTGGGTTATCGCGCCGGTAAAAGAGGCCTATCCGATCAAGAAAAATGTCATGGTCGCGCCGCTTGATTACGCGCTTAACCGGCTTCAGGGAAAAAGATAACCGAATTCTCATGGGGTCGGACCTGCATAACCTCTTTATATATCAGAAAATATTTTCCAAGAGAAAGCGTTTTTATCGCTTAAACCGTTATTTTCAAACTTAAAATCGGCATTGTAAAACAAAGAGCCTCTTTCAGCACGGATGTACCGTCAGGTACAATGGATTCCAGCAGATGGTCCGCTACTACGGCTTTTTATAACAACAAGAGCCGGGGTCAGCGGATAATGGCAAACCAGGTTGATGACATCGCCCAAATTCTCCCCAGGTAAAAAATCCCGTGGCTGATCTCGAATGGCTAATTCGGCATGAAAATCGGAAAAGTCTTGACTTTTTCGGAGTCACAGGCATAATGGTCAGCATGAAACGTTACCTGGAAACATACATTAAAAAGGATCTGCCGGAGAAGATCATCCTCCTGACAGGGCCACGGCAGGCCGGCAAGACCACGCTGTCCAGAATGCTGACCGACAGCTTTGATTATTTTAATTATGACAATGCCGAGCACCGGGCGGACCTGCTGGAAAAATCCTGGGACCGGTCAAAGGAACTGATTATTTTTGATGAGCTGCATAAACAGAAAAACTGGAAGTCGTGGCTGAAAGGCATCTTTGATACCGAAGGGATACCGCCGTCCCTGCTGGTTACCGGCAGCGCCCGGCTGGACACTTACAGAAAAGCCGGCGATTCTCTGGCGGGCCGGTTTTTTCAGTTCCGGCTGCATCCCCTGGACCTGAAGGAAATCAACGCCGTTCTGAAACCGGACCATCTGGAGAAGG harbors:
- a CDS encoding ATP-binding protein, translated to MQGYRNRQIQAEIEEKLLNFPAVAVLGPRQCGKTTLALTIVKKLGRALYLDLEKPSDQRKLQDPELFFQFQNDNLICLDEIQRQPELFPVLRSIIDERGANGQLLILGSASRDLIKQSSESLAGRIAYIELTPFTLPEVAETADKGPVAIMKLLVRGGFPRSFLAKTAKESFDWRENFIRTFLERDIPQLGFSIPAHSLGRLWQMLAHVHGQVLNSSKLGESLGVSHTTVRKYIDLLSQTFMIRTLPPFEANLKKRLIKSPKIFIRDSGILHALLGIQNIDDLLGHPVYGSSWEGLAIENILTCGRGWHPAFFRTSTGVEIDLILTKGKKAVAFEFKASAAPTVGKGFWMALSDLNINEAWVIAPVKEAYPIKKNVMVAPLDYALNRLQGKR